A window of Candidatus Thorarchaeota archaeon genomic DNA:
GCCGCAGTTGTCGACGAGGGTCGCGGGCGGACTGCTGGAGAAGGCGTGGGTTCAGGTTCCTGCTCAGACCCGGACTCCATCAACATTCTGACTTCGCTTGCCCTAAGCATTCGCGACTCCACCACCCCGGACCCACTCTCCTCAATGCCGTACTCCATTGCCTTTGCGAAGATCTCCTTTGCCTTCTCACTCTCAGACTTGCCTCTGGTTGTGGAAGCAATTCGCACACGGTCTCGTGGAACCTCGGATGGACGGACCCACCTGTCATCAGTGGTTGGCGGTGGCGGCTCGGCAGCTGCTGCGGCTGCTGCTCCAGCTGCTGCTTCCTTCTGTGCCTTCACTGATGCACCAGTTGTCACTCTTCCCAGTTCGGGTACCTCTATCTTCGGCTTGGGTGGCGCTGGAGCTGCTTCCTTGATGGGCTTCAAAAGTGAAGCTCCACATCTGATGCAGTACTTCCGGGTCGGTTGGTTGGCCTTTCCGCAGTTTGGACATGTCTGCATATTGACACCAGCAGGTCCTCTCTCTCAGCTTAGTATGAGGTGCACCGTCAGATAAACCTGCTCCATGTGATTCCGAGAAGAAGATAAGGTGGGGATGATGTGGATGGGCCAGAACTACAGTGACAGACCACATTCCCGCCTGCGCGTGGTCAGTGCCTATCTCGTACAGACCCACGCGTGAGGGCAGACCGAGGCGAGTGCCAGCAGGAATGGTCCTGAAGATGATTCCGTCTCTCTTCAGGCTGTGGAAGATCATGAGGCTTGCCGGCAAAGGGACTGAGCCGCCTCTTGGTTTTGACGCGCTGCACTCGGTGAACGACGGGTGTAACCAAGGCGTGCCGATTGGCGGGCTCGGATCTGGCAGCATCGGTAGGACACTCAGAGGGGACTTTGCAAGATGGCACCTGCGCATCGGCAGACATGAGTACTGTCCGTCACTACCTAATCAGTTCCACATCAGAATCGAGCGTGATGGAGAGAGATATGTTCAGACACTCAACCCTCGACAGAGGAGCAAGGGCAGACTGTCTGCGTGGCAATGGGCCATGGACACGACTCGCGCCAAGTATAGTGCGCTGTTCCCGAGAGCATGGACCGAGTACGACTTCTCGGACAAGGGACTACGGATGGTGTGCAGACAGATGTCCCCCGTGTGGGGTCACAACTATGTTGAGAGCTCCTATCCGGTCGGTGTGTTTGTCTGGACGCTGACCAACGTGGGCTCCACCGAACTCTCAGCCTCCATAATGCTGACGTGGGAGAATGCCATCTCGCCCACCCGCGAGCCGATGGATGGAGACTCCGTCAAGGTGCATACGAAGACCGAAGAGCGAGTCATTCTGGAACTCGGTCACGACAGAACAGGTGTCGATGGCCCCGTGACATTCGGGCTGGCAGTCCAAGGAGGCGAGGGCATAGTGCTGTCAGCATGCTCTCGCTTTGACACAGACGGGACGGGTGAAGACATATGGGAGGACTTCAGACTTCGCGGCGACCTCGACGATAGGCCGCCGTTCACTGCCTCCGGAAGGAGTGGAGCCGCGCTGTGCGCCAGACTGACGCTTCGCCCACGAGAGAGCAGAGAGGTCGTCTTCATTGTCAGCTGGGACATACCGCTCATGCGGTTCGGCAGTGGAAGGCAGTGGTACCGCCGCTATACGAGATTCTTTGACGCCAGCGGAGAGAACGCCGGCCGGATTGCGGAGTGCGCTCTTGAGAACTGGAGGCAGTGGGAAGAGCGGATTGTCGAGTGGCAGAGACCTGTGCTCAGCTCTGACAGTCCGGACTGGCTCAAGTCTGCCCTGTTCAATGAGATGTACTATCTTGTTGACGGAGGCACCGCATGGGAGACCGGCAACGATGAGACCGGCATTGCGAGAGAGGGCTTCGGGCACTTTGGTTATCTGGAGTGTTTTGACTACGCCTTCTACAACACCTACGATGTTCACTTCTACACATGGGCACTGGTGATGAACTTCCCCGAGATTGACAACTCAATCCAGAGGGACTTCGCTGATGCGGTGATGACCGAGGACAACACCATGAGAATGATGATCTTCGAGCGAGGAAAGGCGCCCAGGAAACCACTCGGCGTCATCCCGCACGACCTGGGCGCACCCAGTGAGGACCCGTGGTACAAGACGAATGCCTATCGTGCACAGGATGTCGGTCGCTGGAAGGACCTCAACACCAAGTTTGTGCTTCAGGTCCTGAGGAACTTCAGGCTCTCGCGCGATAGGGCGTTTCTAGAGTACTGCTGGCCTGCAGTCAAGAAAGCAATGGAATACATCGACTCATTCGACACGGATGGGGACGGGCTGGTGGAGAACGAGGGGTTTCCTGACCAGACCTATGATGTCTGGACCATGACGGGCCCGAGTGCGTACTGTGCCGGACTCTACCTCGCAGCATGCAGCGCGATGGTCGCCATGGCGAAGGAGATGGGAGAATATGAAGTGGCTGCCAAGTACGCGGATGTCCTCAGCAGGGGCAAGACAGCGTATGTCCAAAGACTCTGGAACGGGCGCTATTTCAATCTTGACGCAGGAACCGGGGGACACAGCGACAGTGTCATGGCAGACCAGCTGGCAGGACAGTGGTACGCGCTGGCCACGGGGCTGGAACCCATCGTGGACATTGAGAAGACACGGATCAGTCTCGAGACCATCTTCTCACTCAATGTGATGGGCTTCCGAAACGGCCTCATGGGCGCGATGAATGGAATGCGTCCTGACGGCAGCATTGACAAGTCGTGTATGCAGTCAGCAGAGGTCTGGACAGGCACAACATATGCTCTAGCCGCACTCATGGTACATGTCGGCATGCTCGAACAGGCGCTCAAGACCGCCGAGGGCGTGAGTCTCGTCACATACAGGGACAGGGGATACTGGTTCAGGACACCAGAGGCATGGACTGAGGATGGGGACTTCAGAGCCACAATGTACATGCGCCCGCTGGCAGTGTGGGCGCTCGAACACGCCCTAAGACAAGTCCAAGCAGGGACTGAGTAGTGATGTAACAGTCAACACAACGCCGAGATCTCAGAGTAGCACCTCCGGAGATACTCCCTGTCGCCGTCATGTGATGCAAAGACTCCCTCCGGCGGGACCAGTCGTCCACTGTCATCAACTCATGGCCCATCCACGTCCCTCTTTCACACTGGAGGAGAACGTATCTGTCGCAGCTAAGTTAATCTCTGAGGTCACGTCATGTTCTTGCTGGTGAGAATCGTGAACAGACTATGCGTGGTTTGTTTCTCCCTTGCGCTGACCGTCATTGGACTGTTTGCGCTGGGACTGGGTATCGTTGGAAGCCTTGTATCGCCGCAGGGCTTCATGGGCGTGCTCGAACCGTCTGGTATCCCTCTCGTGCTGCCTCTGGGGATTGGCGCGCTAGCCACGTTGTTTGGCCTCTTTCTCCTAGTCAGCACTATACGGACCGGGTCAATGATGGACAAGGTTGTCGCGGTGGCAAAGGCTCACAAGCAGATAACCCTTGATGATATCTCAAGGCATTCGGGCGTCAAGCTACCAAAGGTTCGACCTCTCCTGTACAGGGCAGTCGCTCTTGGCCTGATACACGGAGAGGTCAGGGAGAACACTTTCTTCAGAAGCGAAGTCGCTCCGAAGGGTGAGAAGGTGACCATTGAGAGAGAGGTCATGGTTACCAGAAAGGCTCCTGAGAACTGCTACAAGTGCGGCGCCTCCATCAACCCACAGGAGGTCGAATGGGTCGGGCCAGATCAGGTCCGTTGCCCACACTGCGGTGCGACGATGTCCGTCAAGACAGAACGCATCTAAGGCACATATTGCGGAGACACCGTGGGCTGTGCATACTGTGCCCTCTCAATCGCACGCGCATAGGCCTCCGCAAGCTCATCCCCAATCGTTATCAACGTACAGACAGGGTCGCCTCTTCGGATGACAGACCCTGAGGGAGTTATGTCGATCGCACCAGGTATTCGTCTCAGGTCCGAGAC
This region includes:
- a CDS encoding glucosylceramidase, with protein sequence MVLKMIPSLFRLWKIMRLAGKGTEPPLGFDALHSVNDGCNQGVPIGGLGSGSIGRTLRGDFARWHLRIGRHEYCPSLPNQFHIRIERDGERYVQTLNPRQRSKGRLSAWQWAMDTTRAKYSALFPRAWTEYDFSDKGLRMVCRQMSPVWGHNYVESSYPVGVFVWTLTNVGSTELSASIMLTWENAISPTREPMDGDSVKVHTKTEERVILELGHDRTGVDGPVTFGLAVQGGEGIVLSACSRFDTDGTGEDIWEDFRLRGDLDDRPPFTASGRSGAALCARLTLRPRESREVVFIVSWDIPLMRFGSGRQWYRRYTRFFDASGENAGRIAECALENWRQWEERIVEWQRPVLSSDSPDWLKSALFNEMYYLVDGGTAWETGNDETGIAREGFGHFGYLECFDYAFYNTYDVHFYTWALVMNFPEIDNSIQRDFADAVMTEDNTMRMMIFERGKAPRKPLGVIPHDLGAPSEDPWYKTNAYRAQDVGRWKDLNTKFVLQVLRNFRLSRDRAFLEYCWPAVKKAMEYIDSFDTDGDGLVENEGFPDQTYDVWTMTGPSAYCAGLYLAACSAMVAMAKEMGEYEVAAKYADVLSRGKTAYVQRLWNGRYFNLDAGTGGHSDSVMADQLAGQWYALATGLEPIVDIEKTRISLETIFSLNVMGFRNGLMGAMNGMRPDGSIDKSCMQSAEVWTGTTYALAALMVHVGMLEQALKTAEGVSLVTYRDRGYWFRTPEAWTEDGDFRATMYMRPLAVWALEHALRQVQAGTE